The sequence CCGGGCTCCGAGCGGCGGAGGCGGCGCCGGACCGCACCGCGGTCGGGCCCCCGCTCTGCTTCCGTCATGGCGTCGTGCGCCGATATCCTCCGCAGCGAGTTCCCCGACCTGGACGGCGAGGTCTTTGCCTACGTGACGGGTGAGCGGTACCCGCCTTCCCCGCGGTTCGGCCTTCCGCCCCACTGTGTATCGCGACTCTTCCCCCTTGTTGCGACAGGCGGGCCGCGCCCGAGTCGCGACAGGCGGTTGGGGTTAGGGGAGCGGGCGAATGCCACCTGTCGGCCGCATCGCGACACGCGGCCGTCCGTCGCGACAGCGCGAACGGAGGGGTGTGCAGCGCCCGGCGCCGTGTGCCCGCAGGGATCCTGCACGACGGCGGGGCAGAGTTCGAGTCGGTAGACGAGCTGATGGAGGCGGtgggggagctgctgcgggAGGTGTCGCAGGACGCCAAGGACGAGGGCGCCATCCGGGAGATCTGCCAGCGGCTCTTCAATACCCTGCAGCTGTAAGGGTCACCCCGCACTCCTCACCCTCATTCtccacatcctcctcctcctcacccttctcttcccccGTGTCAGGGATGAGGACCGGGCTCAGCGCTGCAGCCAGGTGCTACTGGACACCCCCATCCAGCTCTCCCAGATCACTGATGGATATGGTGAGTGGTGCCTGCAGGGGATGCACAGCCAGGTGCATCATTCTCACCCTGATGTCAGGGTGTCAGCAATGAGGATAGGTGTAGGGTGTTGGGTgtggggtgttgagtgtggctATGCCTGTCCTTGGGGACCAGTTCCTCCCCTTTATGGGTGCAccctttttcctctcccagctgctgagctggggataGCAGCACctagctgcctgcagggtgagTTGGGGTGAAAGTTGCAGAAACACCTTTTGACCCCCTCATCCTGTTGGGAGAAGGAACAGTCATGCTCAGTTAAGGCAGGTTGTGGACCCTCACTGAAGTCTGTGCTCACCAACCTGACCATCTTGTTGCAGCGGATGCCAGTGTGGACCTGCTGCCGGGGCTGTTGCTCAAGAGGGGTCAAACCTCGGTAAGTGGGGGGGGCATGCCCTTGTTCATAAGCCAGGATACCTGGAAGGAGGGAACATGTGAGGCTGCAGgtatcctgctctgctctggtcacCTTGCccttggagagcagctgggacagCCTGCCGTGATAGTgagtggcacagctgcaggggcaCTGCTCCTCCTTGTCAGAGTCACTGTAATTTGGAAAACTCTTTGTTTTGGTATATAGCCTTATTGATTTGACAAGATCTATTTGGCTGTAATTTCTTAATGAGCTTCAAAGCATGGTTGATGCCATAGTGGTGCTTAAAGTGCAGCTTCTCTGAGTTTCATAAGAAACTTTGGCTTTTACAACAAGAGCTTTGAAAAAATAGGATGTGCTAGGATTATATCTTGCCACtttcagcaagagataaaatCCTGGGTAGTGGCTGGATGTTTGGATGTTACAGGTGGGAAGTAATGAGGGAGTGGCTGTTTCCCAGAGAGCCCCTGTGGCAAGGTTGTAAGCCCAGCTTTAGAGATGGCTGTGGGTTGTTAGAGTTTCAGAAAttagagcagaagcagagaagtttggAAGCAGTTATGCCCTGTGGCTTGGAGGAGGTCAGAACATCTTTACCAATGAAATGCAGAGCTTCTCGGGATTGACCTGACTTGCTCGCCGCATTGGGTGTGACGAAGTTTGAGTATGAGTGAGGTGCAGTTGTGGAACTGCAAAGCAAAGACAGCTGTAACCGTACAAGGTGGACAATCTCCCTACCAGGCTGGTCTCTTGGAGAGCTCTTTCCTCCTGGGGTAATGTTGAGGACAAGAACTCCTCCTTTGGAGGCTGACACCTAGCGTGATCCTTGTGCGTCTGAATGGGAGCCTTAAGTGAAAGCTGGCAGCTGTTGCTGATTttggcactggagctgctgctggattcGCTCTCTGGGTTTCATGTCTGCAACGCAAAAGGATCTTAAGAGAAGTTGGAGACGATTCAGAGAAGGACACGTTGGAGGACATGTCTTACTGAGAGATTGAGAGAGCTCGGTGTAGTTTACAGAGTGACTCAAATCTGTCTAGGTATGAGGTCACAGCTCCAGTTACAAGACACTCTTCAGTCTAGCATGCAGGTCTGTAACAGGCTCCAGTCGCTTCTGAGTTGCCTAGAAATATCCAGGAGCATTCTTGGTCAGCCACAAATATTTAACTTGATGCAGGAATAAGTTGGAgtgggctgagagcctggctaAGACCAGAGGGCAGGTTAAAACACTTGGCTGCTTCTTGCCTTCAGGTTTAATTATATGCTTCTTGTCTCTGTCATGATTGATCTGCTGCATAAGCTGGGTTTGTTCCAAACTGGCTAAAGTTTAACGTGTCAGGAAGGGAAGCACCTTATGGGACAGGGTGAGGGTGGGTGCAGGGCGTAGCAGAGGAGGCATTgggacagcaggctgctgctgtcaaaGTGGCTTGGCTGACTCACATCCCTGTAGCTACAGAAACTGAGCGTACATTAGGGTCAGCCAAACCCTTTGCCTTGCTGAGACAGAACTGTTGTGTATGAGCAGTTGATTTAGGACATCATTCCTGGTTTCCTGGCCTGATTGGCTGCTTCAAAATGTGCTTGAATCTGTCCCAGTTCTCTGtcctacctcccttctttcgGTGCATGAAGTGTTGATTgatcttttttcctcctggagCTAGGCTTTTGGGGCTTCTGTTGAAGATGCTCTGCATTCTTTAACCTGTCTGTTTTGTGCCCCAGATGGTGAATGCCAAGAAATTGGAGAAGGCAGAAGCCAAGCTGAAAGCTaagcaggacaagaggatggAGCGGGATTCCCTGAAGTCATCTGGCCCTCCGTGAGTGTGGAGAGCACCTTAAACATCCCCATCCcattctgctgagcacagctgtgaTCTGGCTGTACCATAGCTTTCCTGTTGATCTCCcttttctgtcttctgccttcctgcagggtCCTTGAGGAGGCTTCTGCtagccaggctgccagcaagAAGGAGACTCGCATGGAGTCCTCAGGCAAGAACAAGTCATACGATGTGCGAATTGAGAACTTCGATGTGTCCTTCGGTGAGCGGTGAGTGCAGGTGGGGAGGTGGGACAGATCCTGGCTGGGGTTTTGGACTACAAGGAATTGGAGAGTGACTAAGATATTACAGAGGGCATGGGATGACACAgaagaggaggacacagtctcaagctgtgcagggggaagtttaggcttgatcttagagagaagttctttacaggaagagagattgcccattggaatgggctgcccagggaggtggtgaggttggcatccctgaaggtgtttaagaaaagtgtggatgaagcacttagtgccatggtctagttgattagataggttgggtgatcagttggacttgatgatactggaggtctcttccaacctggttgattctgtgattctgtggaaacaCAAGAAAGCAACTCTGTTGCTGACTCTCTTGTCTTTGGGTATAAGTCCATGATGGTTGGTTAgttccagcacagcctggcatatGCTGGGGGCAGGTAGCTGCTAGGTATCTACCTCTCTGTGGGACCATCTGACACATTTTCCTGTTTCAGTGTCCTCCTGACAGGAGCAGACCtgaacctggcatttggccGGCGCTATGGGCTGGTGGGCAGGAACGGGCTGGGGAAGACTACACTGCTGAAGATGATTGCCAACCGCAGCCTGCGAATCCCCTCACACATCAGCATCCTCCatgtggagcaggaggtggcaggggatgACACACCAGCGCTGCAGAGTGTGCTGGAATGTGACACCACTCgtgagagcctgctgcaggaggagaaggatctGACAGCCAAGATTAATGCTGGCAGGTGAGATGCTGTCACTGGGTTTCCAGCCCTTCTATAGCCTCTTGACCATGAGGTCTCAGTGTGAGATCTCTCCCTTTGACTCTGGTAGGGCTGGGCTGCATCTTGCCCACCTTAGTCCTGCTTGGGGAGATCAGCTTCCTCAAGCACTCAAACTCTGACCCTACTCAGTCCCACATACTCTTtgtcctgccccaggggagaAGGGACAGAAGGTGCCAGGTTATCAGAGATCTACGCGAAGCTGGAGGAGATTGAAGCAGACAAGGCTCCAGCAAGGTGAGACGCCCTGTGGGCATCACTGTCTGTTGGCATGGTCAGAGATGGGCAGTGGTTTGGGCACAGAATGGTGACGCTGTGGCCCTGGGAACCAGCACAAGGGGATGGGGGTCTCTCCCTACTGTTTTTCTTGTCTCCTATCACAGCTTTGCTGGGTTAGGAGTAGTGAAACTTCACCCCAAAATTGGAGAGAGTTTTTTTGCCCCAAGTGTCTTGCATAGTTGTTGCTGCTCCTCTCAGTCCTCCCCAGGTTCCTGGTGTCTGGGGAATGTTTCTGGCATGTTGATAGTAGTGACTCTTCTACTGGCCAAAAAGCTAAAAGCTTCTTGCAAATCTCCTGGAACTTTATGTGGACGCTGGATGTGgtgcctctctgggctgcatttCCCAGCCAAGTGCTGCTCTTTGGTGTGCAGAGAAGTTTTCCTGTGCCAGAATGGTTTTAAACCATGCACCAGAGGCCCCTCAGTGGCTGTAGGTCCACGATGTCAGGCTGTACTTTGCTGTCATGCTGTGTCTGGTTTCCAgttctctcctgttttccccAGGGCGTCTGTCATTCTCGCTGGGCTGGGCTTTAATGCAAAGATGCAAGAACAGACAACCAAGTAAGTCTCTGAGCTCTGGTCATTGAGTCAGAAATGAGTCAGGGGAGCCCTGAGGGGAGCAACTGGATGGGATTCATGCCCATCCAATGTGGTCTCTTGTCCTGGGGGTGCCAAGCCACCTGTCTGATGGACCATGGATCTTTTGCTGTGTCTGGGATCTCTGCAGGGACAAACTGCCTCTGGGTGACAGCAAAGCCAGAAGGGCCAGGGGGAGCAGGCGGGCAAATGCAGAGATGTCTTGTGTTGAACAGTAACCCCTCTCTGCAACCTCTTCTCTCCACAGAGAGTTTTCTGGAGGCTGGAGAATGAGATTGGCCTTGGCCAGAGCCCTATTTGCCAGGTTAGTTGTCCAGGCCTTCATGCGATGGAGTTAACCTTCCTTGCTGCTTGTGCTATGAGGTGcaggggtgctgcctggggatcCTCTCAAATTGGGCTCTCAGGGTGGGGGAGTGTTGGAGGCATCACAGCTCTGTGTATGTAGTGACACATGCTCCATACAGACCCTGTCATCTTTTTGCTTCTCATACccatatctttttttttcctaggccAGATCTCCTTCTGTTGGATGGTAAGTCGATACTGCCAGTGCCCTCTGACACGGCTGCTCGGCCTGTGTGTGCCCTTGCTGGGGTTGGGAATGTGCCATGGCCTTTAGCTGCCTGCTCAAAATAGCCCTGCATGATGGGGCTGGACTGGCAGGGCTCACAGTGTTTCCTTGGCATGGTGGGCAGAGGTGGTGCTAGTGCAGGGAAGTCTCCTTGGGTGATTGCtttctctgcactcagcagagctctgccctgtgccccatCTGGAAATGGTCTGTCTGTCATCCTGCCCCAAGCAGTCCCTTTCCCTCACCTGTCCCTGTGatgtgccctgggggtgccCTTCACCACAGAGGGGGATCCTTGGGCTAGGAGGTAGCCATGTTGGGTGGGGTGTCTGGGTACTGGTATGGAGTGAAGAAAGCATCCCTGGCTGACCCTCAGCTCCTTTGCCCACACCCCATCAAACCTACACATGAGTCCTCTGAGCTGAGGGTGGAGGTCCCCATGCAGGGTCTtctcctgctcagcactgatctcCAGCCTTTCTGATCTGATGTCAAACAGTGTAACCCAGCCACCCTCATCCCTCTTgactctttccttccctcagaGCCAACGAACATGCTGGACGTGAGGGCCATTTTATGGCTGGAAGCCTACCTGCAGGTAGGTGATTGCAGGAGGCCTGGAGACAGAGCGAGGGCAAGGGATGGAGATGTCCTCCAAGCTGGTGCCTCTCCTCAGTGGGTGGTGGGAccaagccctgtgctctgccatgACGATGCTCAGGCCTCCCTCTCACTGTCTCCTCCAGACTTGGCAGTCGACCATCCTTGTGGTGTCCCATGACAGAAACTTCCTCAACGCAGTGGCCACAGACATCATCCACCTGCACTCACAGCGGCTGGACACATACCGTGGGGACTTTGAGAACTTCATGAAGACCAAAGAGGAGCGTCTGAAGAACCAGCAGCGAGAGTACGAAGCCCAGCAGCAGTACCGTGAGCACATCCAGGTACTGGAGGaaaccagcagagcaggggcactcTTCTCCCAGCATTGTCCCTTTCTTCATGCTTCTGTGCCCGTGGGTGTGGCTGTATCGCTGCAGGAGGTGGGACAGCAGAGTGGGGTGCCTGGGGCTGAAGGAGACCAAGTTCTCTCTGAAGTTTTTCTCTCTTGCAGGTTTTCATCGACCGCTTTCGGTACAATGCCAACCGGGCATCCCAAGTGCAGAGCAAGATCAAGCTGTTGGAGAAGCTGTAAGTGTCTGTCCTACTGCCTGGGAGGTGGGAAGTGGGACTGTTCTTGAGAAGAAACACAGGCTCCCTAGGGTGTCTGAGAGATAAAGGCATTGTTTGGGATTGGGATGCTCTGTTTCTTGGTCCAGAGGCTTTGGCTATGATGAGGTCACAGAGCTCAAAACTCAGTTTGGGCTTCTGGTGTGGGAACCAAGCCCCACTACAAGGCACCTTTGGTTATGTGTCTCTTCTTCTTGCAGGCCAAAGCTGAAACCTGTGGACAAGGAGTCTGAGGTGATCATGAAGTAAGTGTCCTTTGGGCCCTTACTTAGAGGGTGCCTGGCTCTATATCTGATATGAGCTCCTCCTGGGTCCTGTTCCAGCTGGGACAAAACCCCATTCCTGTGAGTCAGCCTTACTCTGACAGGGAACCCAAACAGGCCCCCACGTTCAGTCTGGGTTCCCTTCTGGGGCTAAGGCAGatctgtgtcctcttcttgtGATGATCTGTCCCAGAGGTCCTGTATGGTAGGGGGCCCCACTTGCCACCTTGAGGGTTGCAGAGGTAGTCCCAAGGGGCCAGGAAGAGGGGCTGTGAAGCTCCTGGCCGTCTCTCAactctttctgctttcctaggTTCCCCGATGGCTTCGAGAAGCTCTCTCCCCCAATCCTGCAGCTAGATGAAGTAGACTTCTACTACGACCCAGGTCACTACATCTTCTGTTCCCTCTCCGTGTCTGCTGACCTGGAGTCCCGCATCTGTGTGGTACGTGGGGACTGAAGAATAGACTTTGCTGTGAGAGACCTTAGCAGGtctctgctcaaagcagggtgaGCTTTGGTGAtagttcaggttgctcaatTCCTTGTCTAGCTGGATTCTGGATGCATCCAGGGGGGACTATTTCTCCCATTCCTTTGGGCCCCATTGCAGCATTTGATCATCCTCATTTTGATGAACATTAGAGCATTTCTCCTAATTCCAGTTAGAATTTCTGACCTGTTGTCCTTCATCCTTTCACCAAGTGCCTCTGAGAGGAGGCTTGGGCCAACTTCTCTCTTAACTCCCTCTTAGCTGACAACAGCCACATGTAGTGGGAGCTCCTGCTAGATTAGATGGGGCAGCAGAAAGACactttctgcttgtaaataagGCTGGGATCCTTAGGCtcaaaggctggggagggaatatCTTGTAGCCTTTTTGCCTGTGCTGATCATCAGTGGTAGAAATGCAGTTCCAGGTATTTAGTCACTGGTTAGACTCATCCTGCTCCCCTGAAATTCTCTGATCActtttcccctctccaaagTACCTTCATGGATTTCACATTCtccaatgctgctgctgcttctctagGTTGGGGAGAATGGAGCTGGCAAGTCAACCATGCTAAAGATCTTAATGGGAGAGCTGGCACCAGTCAGAGGGATCAGACATGCTCACAGGTACCTGgtaggaagggctgagggactgggaggaatggtgCAGCTTGGAGGGTTTGTGGGCTGTGCTTTGGAGTGATGGCTGCCCAAGTGATGGGGATGGGTCCCGCACACCCATGCATGTGCTCCCCTTCCTGTAGCTGCAGCTGTGAGTGCCATGGTTGCAGGGCCTGGTGCCAGCTCCTGATCTCTCTTCACATTCTACAGAAACCTGAAGATTGGTTATTTCAGCCAGCACCACGTAGATCAATTGGACTTGAACATCAGTGCTGTAGAGTTGCTGGCAAGAAAGTTCCCAGGTGAGTTTTGGAGATTCCAGAAGATCTGGGCCATTGCACATGCCAAGCACAGACCAGTATAGATTTGgtctgtggccctgggcagaaGGCTCTGTCACATCCATGCTTAAGTGATACCACCTGCTCTGAATGAACTCCCCACAACCAGCCAAGTTCAGGACACCAACCATGAGAAGCAGGGATAGCTAGCAGTCTGCAGACCTCGGGCTGGTGCTCCACTGTGGCCAGGGGCAGATCCCTTTTCCTGTTGGGTACGTGATAAGCACCTTCTTTCCCAGCTGCCAATAGCTCTAGCTCCCTTCTTCACCTCTTGACGTTAGGTTATGTGGTGACAGGGAGTTGGGTGCAGCATCACTGGGAGTCAGTCACCAGTCCTGCAGGTCCTGTCCTGGTTGTGTCAGTTGGGTTTTCCTTGCAAACCCCCTGCTCATGAGGCAGttgcctgcaagcagcagccaaaTTCCAACTCATGCTGCCAGTCTGGTACAGGCTGCATGGCCATGGGACCCACCAAGTTCATGGTGCCAAGGGCCCTGTGTCACACCCTCTGTGCTATAGCTGTCTTGTGGCACACTCCTGCAGGGAAGACGGAGGAGGAGTACCGGCATCATCTGGGGAGCTATGGCGTCTCGGGAGAGCTGGCCGTGCGTCCTGTGGCCAGCCTGTCTGGAGGGCAGAAGAGTCGTGTGGCCTTTGCCCAGATGACTATGTCCTGGTAATTTTCTCCCAGATGCTGTCAATTTTGGtgtggctccatccctggagcctgctTCATTGGGAGGGACTTATTGCTACCCTGCAAAAGCCTTGTCCTTGGCATTTTTGTGGGAAGGGAGTTGTCACCCTGGAGTGACTGTGTGGGAGGAGGCAGAAGGCTTTCTCTACTGCTTTGGGCTCCCAGAGATAAGAGATGTCCTTGGAGCTGGGCAACACTGGTCTTGGGACAAGGCCCATGCCAACGGCTGTTGCTCTAAGTGGctaaagcagcagcctggtggagGGCACTGCAGTGCAATGGGTGAGccagcctgagcctcttccACTGCATGCTCAGAACTGTCTTCTATTCCAGTCCAAACTTCTACATCCTGGATGAGCCTACAAATCACTTGGACATGGAGACCATTGAGGCGCTGGCAAAGGCACTGAATAAGTTCCGGGTAAGGTTCCCTCAGCAAGACCTCTCGTTTTCCTTATGCTTCCTCTAGTCTCCAGCTACTTGCTATCTCAGCCAGAGGTGGGTGGTTGAATGCCAGTAGTGGCTTCAAGTCTGGAACAGAACTTGGAGAGTCAGTCATATTTCTGCCTTAGCtggtagggtttttttcagttgatgGCTTTGGCTGGGGTAGACTGTGAGAGGCAACAGCAGACCAGTGAGCATCTTGTCCCCCATCTTGACCAGTCACCTACTGCTGCATGTGCCACTCAGCCCTGCTTTGGGGCCACTGAGATCTTCCTTAGGCATATTTTATGGCTGACCTCCAAAGTCAGCCTCCAGATACTGCTGTGGTCATCCTGGTTCTCGCTGCTTTATAGTTACTTGGTTGGGGCAGTTTTCCTGTGAAAGAAAAACTTAACTGGGGTTGCTCGGGGCGTCGCCCAGCTGCCTTTTGACTGTCATTAACTCCACCTGAAATGTCCATCCCTGAAGTTGTCAGAGACCTGGAGAGCCAGTAACAAAGCCTTCACTTGCCTTCTGAGAGGAGAGGATGAACATGTTACTGAAGCACATATCTCCTCCCTATGTGATCTCTCTGTCCCCTGCAAGAAGGAAAGGTTGGAACTAGGTCCCTGCCTGTGAAATATTGTTCACTTTTTCTTTGAGTGAGATGGAAACCTGAAGTTCTGGGCACAAGCTGGACAGGGGCACAGAATCTTCATACCAGCAGCGCTGGGCCCTGGGTTGTGCTTCACTAAGCTCCCTTTTCTCCCACCCCCTCATGTGTTGGCAGGGTGGTATAATTCTGGTGTCCCACGACGAGCGCTTCATCCGCTTGgtgtgccaggagctgtgggtgtGTGAGAATGCCACCGTGACCCGCATTGAGGGCGGCTTTGACCAATACAGAGACATCCTGAAGGAGCAGTTCCGGAAGGAGGGATTCCTATAAGGGAGGCGGGAGCTGGACTGTGCTGGGGGACTGGAGTGTGAAGCTCGGCCACCTGGGCATCCATCCCAACTGTGCCTGGCAGAGCACCaaggatgctgctgcctgcatggaCCGTCAACCATGCCATCCAACTGCCACCTGAACTGCTCTCCCTTCCCGGGGCCAGACAGCGAGGGAGCAGAAGCCTGGTGCTGTGTGTGGCCAGGGTCATGCCAGGGGCTCTGCCACGGGCCAAGGCTatgcctggcactgggcacactGGAAAGGttgtgcctggagctgctgctgtgccgagaggagggaaggagctgtCACCTCCCGACTCCCCAGGTTAACTCCGTGCTCTGGGGGCAGGAGAGAAGCTGTTTTCCATGTTTCTTTGCttctccttctgcctttttcttAACTGGCTGAACACTAGCCTGGCTCCATCACACGCCACTGTCCCCTCTGCCATCCCAGAGGGAAATGAGGCCTTTGCTGCTAAAAGTGACCCCCCTGCCTCTTCTCCTCAGCCCCTGAAGTTCGCTTGCTCTGTTATTCCCAAGGCCTCACATCTGTAGTGCGGAGGAGAGGTGGGCTTCACTCTGATCTCTCCCCTGCGCTGGTGCCACCTTGCCTCACTGCCTACCCTGCCTCTCCAACTGGCCCTGGGCTAGGATGGGTTGCCCTGGGGTAGGCTGCAAgggcctgctccctgcctgcctgcccgcccAGCAATTGCAGTGTAAATAAACCCAGGATGCAGTGGGTACAGTACTTTACTTTTTTTGGGTCATgacttgggggaggggggaggaggggtgtCGGCAGAGGTGtgtcctgcagcctgagcacagagctgctcaaagGGAGAGATGCTTCATCAAATTAAACAGACCCTctgcagggtgagagggaaGGTGGTACTCGGGGTAGGttttgctggggctgtgcccgtGTCCCGCAGGCCAACTCGCAGGGACATGGAGTAGGGGTGAGGCCGGGGCCGGGTGTCAGCTCTGCACTTCTGGGGGACTGGGAGAGGGAGCAAGGCCGGGACTTGTGGGCGCTGGATCCAGTTGTGGTTTGGAGTGCGAGAAACCGGGGGTGACGGTGGAAGGGAGCAGCGGGAGCTGAGCATTGATGTGGCCACCCCGGTGCACGGCGGTGTTCCGGTGGCTGTGCGAAGCAGGCCGGCCCTGTCCGTGGCTCCCATCCCGCGCCGGTAGAGGGAGGATgcccccacacctccccccgAGCCGGGGCGGCCGAGGCGAGGCCCCGCCCCGGCCTTCCCCGCCACCAGGTGGTCCCGCCCCTGCAGCCGGGGCGGTGCTCGAGCCTCGCTTCTACCGGCGGCGGGCACCCATCGcaccgggcagggcagggtgggcagagtaGGGTGGGCCCAGCGAACGGCATGAGCGCCGGTGGGGAAGTGGCAGGTGAGGGGCGCGGAGCCGCCGACCTCCACCTCGGAGAAGGATCGTTCCCCCGCGGCGAGCCGGGCTCGGCGGGGAGCAGCCCCGTGCCCAGCCCCGGGTCCCCTGGGCCCGAGGAGGTGAGCGAGGGTGCGGGTCCCCGGGGCCGCCGTGGGATGCGGGTGTATCTTGGCGGGGTGGGGGCTGTGTGAGAGGTGCCGatgatggagggggggggggtgtcggGGGTCGTCTGTGAGTGGGAGGGCTCCTGGCCCTCTGTGTGTGCGGGGGGCGTGGGGGTGCGCTTGTGTCCCCAGGCGGTAGGGAGGGCTCCGGTGTCCTGTGCATGGTGGGGAGTGGGGTTGCCGTATGTCGCTGTGtgtgcggggcggggggagggattgcagtgtgctctgtggggagggaggggggggatggtgctgtgtgccctggtTGGGGGGAAGGGTGTTGTGTGCCCCTCTGTTTGTAGGGGGGAGGGTGCTGTGTGCCCCTCCGTGTCTGTATGTGCGGGGGGGGGAGCGGTGTTTGCTGTGTGCGCGGATGGGGGTGCTGTTTGCCCtgagggggtgggtgggaggggTGCTGTGTGCCACTCGTATGTGTGTGtgcggggggtggggtgggtgctCTGTTCCCTCTGTGTGTGGGGCCGGGGGTTGTTGCTGTGTACCCCTGTGAGTTGGGAGGGGgttgctctgtgcctctgtgtgcgTGCGGGGGGGTGTTGGGCCTCTTGTGTCCCTGTGTGTGTGCCGAAGGGGGGGGGGTCGTGTAtcttgggggggaagggagaggaggttgTTGTGTGCGGGTGCCGGAGAATGCGGAAAGCCCACCGgcgaggaggtgggggggacgACCGTGTCCCTGTGTGTTTCTGGAGGAGGGGGGTGTCTCGTGTTCCTCTGTGCGGGGAAGACTCGTGTGTCTGAGCGGGGGGAGGGTGGACTCCTGTGTTCCCTCTGTGTGTGCGCGGGGGGGGGGTGCCTTGTCTCGAGGGGGCctttgctggggtggggggtggtgtgcCTGAGGGAGGCTTGGGGGGCAGTGTGTCCCTGCGTGTGTGCGGGAGGAGGGTGGGCTCCGTGTACGCGCGGGGAGATCTCTGTGTGTCCGAGGAGCCCTCGCCGGGGCGGCGGACCGGTGCCTAGGGTGCGCCCAGGGTGGGGGGGGCAGCGGCAGCACGCGGGTCCGTGGCGGTGCGGGAGCCTGCGTGGCCGAGTCGTGTCGCGCCGTGTGCCTGCTGGGGCGGGGAGCTTCAGGGGgtcgtggtggtggtggtgagatgTGAACGGAGGACGCTGCTGTGTGCtatagggtttttttggggggtgtggtgGGGGTCCCATGCCGGTGTCGCTCATGCAGCGGCTGTCGGGGTGCGGGGGTGGGGTcgccccctcccaacccccccgtCGGGGCAGGACCGGGAGAGCGGCGCCATCTTGGGAGCCATCAGGTGCCCGGCGCGGGGAcacggagggagggagggggggaggcagcCACCTCCTGTCCTGGCCGCCCCGGCCACCTTACCGTGGGTAGTGCCATGTGGATCGCTCCCAGGGTCTCCCCTCGGTCCCCGGAGCCGGCGGGTGAGCGTCTGCTCCTATCTGCCTTTCCGGCCCTGGCTGAGGGGGCGCCGGCGCGGGGCTGGCTCTGCCGCGGGCTCCCGGCGGTTCCGTCGCTGGGACCTTGGCCCGAGTGGCACCGGGCTCTCCCAGGAGCAGC is a genomic window of Dryobates pubescens isolate bDryPub1 chromosome 13, bDryPub1.pri, whole genome shotgun sequence containing:
- the ABCF3 gene encoding ATP-binding cassette sub-family F member 3 isoform X1 codes for the protein MASCADILRSEFPDLDGEVFAYVTGILHDGGAEFESVDELMEAVGELLREVSQDAKDEGAIREICQRLFNTLQLDEDRAQRCSQVLLDTPIQLSQITDGYADASVDLLPGLLLKRGQTSMVNAKKLEKAEAKLKAKQDKRMERDSLKSSGPPVLEEASASQAASKKETRMESSGKNKSYDVRIENFDVSFGERVLLTGADLNLAFGRRYGLVGRNGLGKTTLLKMIANRSLRIPSHISILHVEQEVAGDDTPALQSVLECDTTRESLLQEEKDLTAKINAGRGEGTEGARLSEIYAKLEEIEADKAPARASVILAGLGFNAKMQEQTTKEFSGGWRMRLALARALFARPDLLLLDEPTNMLDVRAILWLEAYLQTWQSTILVVSHDRNFLNAVATDIIHLHSQRLDTYRGDFENFMKTKEERLKNQQREYEAQQQYREHIQVFIDRFRYNANRASQVQSKIKLLEKLPKLKPVDKESEVIMKFPDGFEKLSPPILQLDEVDFYYDPGHYIFCSLSVSADLESRICVVGENGAGKSTMLKILMGELAPVRGIRHAHRNLKIGYFSQHHVDQLDLNISAVELLARKFPGKTEEEYRHHLGSYGVSGELAVRPVASLSGGQKSRVAFAQMTMSCPNFYILDEPTNHLDMETIEALAKALNKFRGGIILVSHDERFIRLVCQELWVCENATVTRIEGGFDQYRDILKEQFRKEGFL
- the ABCF3 gene encoding ATP-binding cassette sub-family F member 3 isoform X2, which gives rise to MEAVGELLREVSQDAKDEGAIREICQRLFNTLQLDEDRAQRCSQVLLDTPIQLSQITDGYADASVDLLPGLLLKRGQTSMVNAKKLEKAEAKLKAKQDKRMERDSLKSSGPPVLEEASASQAASKKETRMESSGKNKSYDVRIENFDVSFGERVLLTGADLNLAFGRRYGLVGRNGLGKTTLLKMIANRSLRIPSHISILHVEQEVAGDDTPALQSVLECDTTRESLLQEEKDLTAKINAGRGEGTEGARLSEIYAKLEEIEADKAPARASVILAGLGFNAKMQEQTTKEFSGGWRMRLALARALFARPDLLLLDEPTNMLDVRAILWLEAYLQTWQSTILVVSHDRNFLNAVATDIIHLHSQRLDTYRGDFENFMKTKEERLKNQQREYEAQQQYREHIQVFIDRFRYNANRASQVQSKIKLLEKLPKLKPVDKESEVIMKFPDGFEKLSPPILQLDEVDFYYDPGHYIFCSLSVSADLESRICVVGENGAGKSTMLKILMGELAPVRGIRHAHRNLKIGYFSQHHVDQLDLNISAVELLARKFPGKTEEEYRHHLGSYGVSGELAVRPVASLSGGQKSRVAFAQMTMSCPNFYILDEPTNHLDMETIEALAKALNKFRGGIILVSHDERFIRLVCQELWVCENATVTRIEGGFDQYRDILKEQFRKEGFL